AAGGGAATAGGGATCTGTATCGGTTTGTGCGTGCTGCTATTGTAATACTTTGCGTCTACCTCGGTATCTACTACCAAATAAAACATGCCTCTGGCCGGACTACCATATCCGGGATTGCTCCCTCCGCTTTCGTATTTAACACTCCCGTTATTTGCCCAAATGGTGCTGTTGTAAACACCGGAAAAAGCGATGTCCCATTTATCCGTATTGGCGTATTCTTTTGGCACTACCCTGCCATCTTCCAGGCTGTAGTATACCGTATTAAAGCCTCCATCATCCGTCACTTCCTTGCCATCCATGGTTTTGGTAATATCACCAGGCAAGTCATTCACACTGTATTCGCCACTGGCGGTAACGGTAGCCTCAGGTAATGGAGGCAATTCTTCATCCGGGCTTAAAGGGTCTTTTTTAGTACAGGAGAAGAACAGCACACTGCTCATGAGTATGGTCAGGATTATTTTGTAAGGGGTTTTCATCATTTTAGGTTAATTGGTATTTAAATTCTTGCTTCCATCTTCCTGAACATAATACCGGAAAGTGAGGTAAGGCGCGGGCCAGTGCAAATCAGTAACCACCGGCGGATTTCCCTGGTACACATTGATCAATTCGAGTTTCGCGTATTTGCCGGCCGCAGTTTTTAGGATGAAAGTCCTGTTTTTAACAGGCCGGGCAATATGTGTGGTCATCTGGTAAAAGTACCAGCCAAAATTGTAGCCTTGTGGCCAGCCGTCCCAACCTACAAAACTCTGCCGGGTACTAAAATTTATATCCTGACTAACCTCCGTTACTTCGTTATAGGGCTTATCTACATAAGTAATTTCACCTAAACCCGGCCCCTCAAAACCGGGATTTTCAGCATCCTGTCCCTTGTTTACATATACAATTGAGTTGTAGATGTACGTAAAAGCCAAATCCCAATCCGCAGTTTTGAGGTACCTTGCCGAGTCTTCCGCATTATTCAACCAAATTTGCTTCTTATCCTTAAAGTTGAAAAGAAAGGTGCGGAAATCGCGTTGTGTTTTCCCATCCGCACCTTCTCCAACTGAGGCTCCGGTATCACCGGCTAAATCTCTGATCACCGTACTCTTGTTGTCTTCTAGTTCCGGGACTTCTTCTTTTTTTGTACAGGACCATAAAAACAGCAAACCGATCATGGCCAACTTTATGGTATATTTATAGTTTATGATTTTCATTTCTGTAGGGTTCTAGTTTTTAAAAATGCGCCAGGTAATTCCCGCAAGCAGGGTTCTACCCATTTGGCCCGGCATCAGCGGGTCTGTATAATCAAATAAGTTTTCTCCACTCAGCGTAATGCTCAATTTGTCCTTCAGCATTCGCTTTTCAACTGATGCGTACACCAATACAAAGCCCTTCACGAAAATGTCGTATGGATCTATAAAAAGGTTATTGTTGTCATCAGCCCATCCATATTTTCCACGGTAATTTGCACGCAACGTACTGGTAATACCCCAGGCTGTCTGATAGGTAAAGTTGGCATTGAGCATGTGCTTAGACCTGTTATCTAAACCAAAGTAATCCGCAGGTACAGCCGCACGGGTTTCTCCGGTAATGCTGTTTCTAACCTTATTGTAGGGAGCCACGCCTTGCTTAATCAGCTCCACAATCCCCTGATCTTTCATCACCAGGTATTGATATCCAAGGTTTGCCGTAAGGTTTTTGACCAGATTTATGGATGCCGACAGTTCAAAACCTTTATTGGTTGATTCCGCCACGTTGGTGTAGCTGAAAATTTGCTGCCCATTGGTTTTTGTGCCAACCTGTACAAAATTGATAAAATCGTACAAGCGATGGTAAAATGCAGAGCCTTCAATTTTAATGCTTTTCCCCGGGGTAAATACCAAACCTGCGTTGTAAGAATTGGAGCGTTCCGGTCGCAGGCTTGCAGATAACTGGTTCAGCACATTGCTGCGTATTTCACTTACTTCACCGGCATTTTGAAGTTCCTCTAAGCCGTCTTTAATAATATCTGAGCCAATTACCGTGTATCCCTGGGTGATGTTGGTGAAAATCTGGAACCGCTTTTTAAAATCAGGTGCTATAAATCCTCCGCCTAAACCTGCCTTAATACTTAGGGTAGGCAGAAGTTGATATTGCAGGCCGAAACTAGGATTTAACCTGCCGCCAAAGCTACTGGTATGATCGTACCGTAAGCCACCTACCGCACTCCATTTTGGCGCTATCATCCAATCGCCCTGTACATATCCAAAAGCAGTGTATAAAGATTCCTCGAATTCACTGTTGTTCATTTGCTGCGCAGTTCCGCCCAATCCGCCGGTAAATTTCAGTTCATTATTTACCGCAAATGCAAGCTGCTCTTCTATGCGGTGCGTGTTTTCATCGAATTTACTGCTTGCCAAAACCTCTGCCCTCTGTGCCCTGCTCAAAAGCATGTCTGTAGCATAATTGGTAAAATAGTAATTGGTCTGACTTCGCATTTTGTTTTTGAAGTTCTTTCTAAGGTTTAAAGTCAGGTTTAAATCCTCATCATCAAGCTCGTTTAAATTGCCGTTGGTGATGCCCGAGCTTGCAAAATTCATCTCCATCCTGGAAGTCCTTTTATTGTACCTGGCCTGGAAACCCAAATTCGTACTGCCGTTCAACTGGTATTTAATTCGCGCTTGTCCGCTGTAGTTTTTAAAAGGAGGAAGCGTCTGACTGTTTACCAAATAAGTTTTATTGGTATTGTATCCCTCGGTAGCATAATAGTTTCCGGAAAGCAAAACGGAGCCCCTTTGTCCCTGAAAAGGCATTTCAGCCTCCAGCGTTCCATCCATCAAATTTCTGCTTCCGTAAAATAAAGCCGCACGTGCCTGCGGTTGAACGGCTCCAAACCGGGTAATCACGTTAATGGCCCCGCCTAAGGCTTCACTTCCATAAAGACAGCTCGTAGCACCTTTGATAATTTCTATGCGTTCTACATTGTTTACGCTGATCCTTGACAGGTCTAAATTTCCATTGTTGCGGCCAACCATCGGCTGCCCGTCTACCAATACCATCACATACTGAGAACTAAAACCCTGCATTTGGATACCGACTGCCCTGCTTCCGCTGCCAATATCGTTGACCATCGCAATCCCCGTCTGTTCTTTCAATACTTCATCTAACCTCCTGCTGCCCATCAGTTCAATGCTGCGCCTGGTAATCACCGTAACTGGCATTGCGCTTCGTTCCGCCCGTATTAAGTTATCAGGATTTTCCCGCTTCTCTGCCACCACTACTTCATTCAAATCACCTTGCCCGGCTTCCAGACGGATGTCAATCGTGTTTATCTGATCAGGGCTAATCAGTACCGCTTTTTTATAACTTTTAAAGCCAACACTGCTTACGTAAATGGTGTAATCACCTGTATATATGTCCTTAAATAAAAACGCTCCCCGGTTATTGCTTTGCATCATCAAACGATCTGGCTCCAGACGAATGGTGGCACCGCTTAGTGGTTTCCCTTGTCCGTCATACACCCTACCACTTAGCCCGCCCTTTGTTTGGGCTGTAGCGCTAGTGATAAAGCTGATAGACAAAATGAGTAGTATATAAAATATCTTCATGTAAGCATTCCTTTTATTTAGCATCTATTTTTAATCATTCTAAATAAAAGCACTGCAAACATCAGAATTCTGTTGCAAACTTGATTTGTGCGATCCGGATTTTCTTTTGTGCAATCGGGATTAAATTTTGTGCAAAACGTATTTATTTCCGCAGATTTTCCAGCGCAGGCTTGTTTTCAACGCAAACAAAACACCACAATCTTCTTTATTACAGATCATTACAAAAAACAGAAGTTATCCAAAAAAGCGCAGCGTACCCGCAACCTTATTTAGAACAAATATCAATTACTTGTATTTGGAAGAATTAAAGCTTTGTTTTGTGCCAACAAATGGATTGTTAGATATGAGATTTAAAAAAGGCATGCCCTGGATGCTGACCTTGGTATCGTGTTGCCTGCCGATAGTTTTGCTGGCACAGCCAAAAAAAATTATATGCCTGAGTGCTGCCATTACCGAAACTGTCCGCGCATTGGGCATGGGCAAAAATATTGTAGCCGTGGATGTAACGAGTGTATGGCCGCAAGAGGTTAATCAATTGCCAAAAGTAAGCCGGAACCGTTCTGTTTCTGCTGAAGGGATTACCTCTTTTCGTCCAGACCTTGTGCTTGTGCCAGAGGGAGACTTATCACGGGAGGTACTCAGTCAGCTGAAGTCGGTAGGCATCCAGGTGGCACAAATCAGGCAGGATTACTCCCCTGCCGGGGCAATGGCTTTTATCAGAAAGATTGCAGGGTTCCTGGACCGTAAAGCAGCTGGCGAAGTACTGGCCAAAAAAACAGAAGCCAGCCTGCAAACAACCCTGAAACAACGCAAAACAGGAAAGGCCCCTAAAGTACTTTTTATTTACGCAAGGGGAAGCGGAACCATGAGCGTAGCGGGAAAAGGCAGCAGTATTGATGCCATCATCCATCTTGCAGGCGGGAAAAATGCCATACAAGACTTTAGCGATTTTAAACCTTACACCACTGAAGCCCTGGTAAAAGCGAACCCTGATATTATCCTCATGTTTGATTTTGGACTGAGCAGCCTGGGTGGCAAAGATGCGGTTTTAAGGATGCCGGGGGTAAATTATACCACAGCAGGGAAAAATAAAAAAATCATTGAAATGGACGGGCCTTTACTGGTCAATTTCAGTACACGCCTTCCTGAAGCGATCAGGGAATTGAATGCCCGGATACTTTAAAGGGTTTATCCCCTCATAAAATTTAGAAATGAAGAAAACAATTCTATACAGCCTGCTCATCACTGCTTTAGCATGCTCCACCGCCTTTTCTCTTGGCCTTGGGGCGATGCAAATCCCCATTCAGGAGGTGCTGCTGATTTTAGGGCATAAAATAGGCTGCTTTAGCCAACTGCAGGCAGATCCGGTTAACGAGGGTGTGCTGAACATGATCCGCATGCCCAGGGTAGTCATGGGTATTTTAGTGGGCGCAGGACTCGGGATTTCCGGAGCTGCAATACAAGGAATTTTCCGTAATCCACTGGCAGAACCGGGGCTCATTGGTATTTCGGCAGGTGCTTCATTGATGGCCGTGCTCATCATTGCCTTAGAAACTGCCTTCTTTGCACAACTGAGCAATTTATTGGGCTATTATCTCCTCGCCTTCGGTGCCTTTGCGGGCGCAGGCATCGCCGCTATGCTGGTGTATCAAATGTCTAAATCAGATGGCCGCCCAAATGTATCTACCATGTTGCTTGCGGGTGTAGCCATCAATGCGCTGGCAGGCGCCTTAACCGGCTTGGTTACTTATATGGCAACAGAACAGCAACTCCGAACCATTACGTTCTGGATGTTGGGTAGTCTTGGCGGTGCCACCTGGGAAAACGTACTTTGCCTGTTGCCTTTTGTGGGGAT
The Pedobacter sp. MC2016-14 DNA segment above includes these coding regions:
- a CDS encoding HmuY family protein, coding for MMKTPYKIILTILMSSVLFFSCTKKDPLSPDEELPPLPEATVTASGEYSVNDLPGDITKTMDGKEVTDDGGFNTVYYSLEDGRVVPKEYANTDKWDIAFSGVYNSTIWANNGSVKYESGGSNPGYGSPARGMFYLVVDTEVDAKYYNSSTHKPIQIPIPFSYLDEAYNKISRIAVADDQFNYYGSLGLDHFLASGNGYAHYDFYGNMAPGDAKKTHVVYNMARPFIIKTAKGNYAKVILYSFYKGKPENPNRDNVAPYLSFKYTLLKGGGKDFSVLTK
- a CDS encoding HmuY family protein; translation: MKIINYKYTIKLAMIGLLFLWSCTKKEEVPELEDNKSTVIRDLAGDTGASVGEGADGKTQRDFRTFLFNFKDKKQIWLNNAEDSARYLKTADWDLAFTYIYNSIVYVNKGQDAENPGFEGPGLGEITYVDKPYNEVTEVSQDINFSTRQSFVGWDGWPQGYNFGWYFYQMTTHIARPVKNRTFILKTAAGKYAKLELINVYQGNPPVVTDLHWPAPYLTFRYYVQEDGSKNLNTN
- a CDS encoding TonB-dependent receptor encodes the protein MKIFYILLILSISFITSATAQTKGGLSGRVYDGQGKPLSGATIRLEPDRLMMQSNNRGAFLFKDIYTGDYTIYVSSVGFKSYKKAVLISPDQINTIDIRLEAGQGDLNEVVVAEKRENPDNLIRAERSAMPVTVITRRSIELMGSRRLDEVLKEQTGIAMVNDIGSGSRAVGIQMQGFSSQYVMVLVDGQPMVGRNNGNLDLSRISVNNVERIEIIKGATSCLYGSEALGGAINVITRFGAVQPQARAALFYGSRNLMDGTLEAEMPFQGQRGSVLLSGNYYATEGYNTNKTYLVNSQTLPPFKNYSGQARIKYQLNGSTNLGFQARYNKRTSRMEMNFASSGITNGNLNELDDEDLNLTLNLRKNFKNKMRSQTNYYFTNYATDMLLSRAQRAEVLASSKFDENTHRIEEQLAFAVNNELKFTGGLGGTAQQMNNSEFEESLYTAFGYVQGDWMIAPKWSAVGGLRYDHTSSFGGRLNPSFGLQYQLLPTLSIKAGLGGGFIAPDFKKRFQIFTNITQGYTVIGSDIIKDGLEELQNAGEVSEIRSNVLNQLSASLRPERSNSYNAGLVFTPGKSIKIEGSAFYHRLYDFINFVQVGTKTNGQQIFSYTNVAESTNKGFELSASINLVKNLTANLGYQYLVMKDQGIVELIKQGVAPYNKVRNSITGETRAAVPADYFGLDNRSKHMLNANFTYQTAWGITSTLRANYRGKYGWADDNNNLFIDPYDIFVKGFVLVYASVEKRMLKDKLSITLSGENLFDYTDPLMPGQMGRTLLAGITWRIFKN
- a CDS encoding hemin ABC transporter substrate-binding protein, which codes for MRFKKGMPWMLTLVSCCLPIVLLAQPKKIICLSAAITETVRALGMGKNIVAVDVTSVWPQEVNQLPKVSRNRSVSAEGITSFRPDLVLVPEGDLSREVLSQLKSVGIQVAQIRQDYSPAGAMAFIRKIAGFLDRKAAGEVLAKKTEASLQTTLKQRKTGKAPKVLFIYARGSGTMSVAGKGSSIDAIIHLAGGKNAIQDFSDFKPYTTEALVKANPDIILMFDFGLSSLGGKDAVLRMPGVNYTTAGKNKKIIEMDGPLLVNFSTRLPEAIRELNARIL
- a CDS encoding iron ABC transporter permease, which codes for MKKTILYSLLITALACSTAFSLGLGAMQIPIQEVLLILGHKIGCFSQLQADPVNEGVLNMIRMPRVVMGILVGAGLGISGAAIQGIFRNPLAEPGLIGISAGASLMAVLIIALETAFFAQLSNLLGYYLLAFGAFAGAGIAAMLVYQMSKSDGRPNVSTMLLAGVAINALAGALTGLVTYMATEQQLRTITFWMLGSLGGATWENVLCLLPFVGIPLICLPLFSRGLNIFSIGESQVELIGLNPNKIKAYVVLFATMAVGASVAVSGIIGFVGLLVPHTIRLLGGVDHRFVLPASALFGALVLTLADMLSRTLAQPVELPIGVVTAILGTPLFIYILMRDKKKFIN